The genomic region ctccaactcaaatcttaaataaaaatttgttcttaatatttaattgCCGCTTTCTCAtcgtcacattgtccgctatggagcgcaggaggaggagatggcccgactgcatggaatacagtataccatcaaataccctagcattagataacggcagaactgtaaataactaaatatctgtctttaaaactgtgcatatatcatcaaatgtcaaagtctggaaatacagacGTTAAGCTCTCACGCAATCGTTACACTTAATATCCTTGTTATcggtccgaactttaatactgtccgtgacaaaacctgcatgaagaaacgtgtgtttgcctattagactttcgtcttcaaattgtatctcggggtgaGGGATACCACTAGTTAGTGCtttgattttggcaaggtgttaacaatcacaaattgttgtagacatataaatactgcggtgacccccgtgcataatgctgcatgatgTCACTGCTGGCACTGCAGGAGGACTAACCCCCAATAGAAGAATCAGGAGAgtaagagacttcagggaccatgacaatgactggctaatatgctgatttagattccctaaagctgtgcttttggctgaattgggtccagtagagagggcatcGCACCAGAACcatgccatcccggtccaaatacaggtcctcaccACTCTGGGGTCCactggctgtttccagagggaaatgacagacagctaagtgttttttttataaatattatatataatcttcaactttatcactaaggcttgtttggatataatatatagttctgttaaatctgggtctggtatatcgaagctgtccccgagtgccgtaatgcctgccgttttgtaCAGTATTATcaatataggtagtctatagatcaggtttccctacactgtgcaagaacaggccagaattataattcaatttgcagcaattcctgaacgtctgagaagttttttgctttttctccgtCAGTCTGCGTGATTCGGCATAATGAAAAAACAACTTGCAGTCATTATCAGCATTCATAAGTTGCTTTGCATTGACGATTCATGGTTAAAATGGACGTGTACAGGGTGgaataagaggctgattcacgtacgcacactttATGGTAATCCGTGATTTATAAaaggaacattgcttacagatgtgcgtaTGCAcacttttataaatgagacccctggtccTCCTCAGACTATCTGGAGATAGTCATCACTCTAACTGATCTCCAGATAGGCCTGTAGGCACTGCCAAAAGTTGATAGTTTAAGTCCATTGTCTTTTTAAATAACGACAATAATTTGAATACCTCCACAAATAAAAATTACCTAAACCAAACCGGAGCCCTATTCTTGTAAAAAGCACAATTTCTGTGAATGTGTTGGCACGCGACATGTAACAATCTAACGTATAACTAATGTATCAACAATCCATGCAACTAACTTTATGCACTCAAAGTGAAATTCTATGAGGCCAAGGACATCAAAATGAAGTATTTGAAGCTCATAATTATATACAAAATGAGGGAAAAACTTCAGAaagttacactttttgaaaaaaagatcCCCCCCACTTGCACTAGCCTGGCTACGGGCCTGAAAAACAACCAAAGAGAACCTTCCTCCTTTTCTGCTATGCACCTAGCTTTTAAGAGGCAAAGCCAAGTTCAATATAGTGACAAGATTGAACTTGATCTTTTACACTGAATGCTTCCTGGAAAAGGTTGCCACTTAAGAAAACGTGGCAACCTTTTCCAGGAAGCATTCAGTGTAAAAGATAATCTTTACAGTAAGCCTCTAGGTGATGGGATCATGCATAAAACCTTCGGGTTTGACCTCTTAATAAGTCACACCAAACATCCACAATGGGCCAAAGTGATCaattctgctctctctctctctctctctctctctctctctctctctctctctctacagtgCTATTTTCAGTGTAAGCTAAATAGGACTTGGCTGAATCCGGCTGCGAGCGCCtgcaggccttttttttttttccaaccagATACTTGAAACTAGTATTCAGAGCTGCAGCACTCTCAGCTACTTTGTTAAACTCTACTGTTCTTGCTTATTTAAAATGTCAAGCAATAGgttgtttaaatgcttttccTCTCAGTATTACAAACTATTTAAAGGAACCTGTGTGTCCTTCGATATGACCCtccaatgtacagtacagtacactatTCTTAGTATCAACTGTCCTTCATATTACTTTATACTCACTTAGAGACAGGAACAGGACGGTGGGGTCATTGTTCTGGGAACTGTCAACGTAGATGTGAGTGTAACTGTGGTGATTAAAGAGAAGTGGGCCAGAGTTGTTAATGGGCTGGACCCATTCCTCCATCTCAGAATTCTCCATGATCATCTTCAGAGCCTCTGAAGGAATCTTTGTGCTGTCTGCAACACACTGATGAAAAAGGCATACGTTTTGGTTTGTGTTGTGATGGTTCAGTTACTGTTCTCAGTGCCGGTCAAGCTTTCCGTTTCTGCACTGCACACATGCACTTtacaataataatgtaataacttagtcatttttgaaacaatggttccttgatttcagacagagggagacaaatGGTCGATAATCTGCGAGAATTGGTTTTGTCAGCTGGAATGAAATCCAATTTCATCAGCTGTAGCTAACTTGCTAATGAAGCTATTGTTAGCTTCAGGAGTTTATGGAAAAAACTCCTGTGTCTGGcttactttttaatgtttctggctgtattgtttcaaaagaagaacCCTCTAAAAGTGTTTCTAAATATGCATTTCATGGCTACATACATCAAATTTAGCTTCACACTGACATTAAAACCAAGGATGCATTGCTGCCTGTATCTTTTCTGATGCTAAAAGTGGGAATTTCAATAAATAGTggctttaaaatacaaaaaaagagaacaatAATAATGCTAATACTTAAAAGCTACTAGTAAATAATGTACGTAAATATTGAACAACACAAAGAGTTAATAATTATATACCTACAGTATATAATTAATTTTACTTTGTAACTACATTCAAGCACATGGTTTGAAAGATAGCATAACAATGCCAGGAATCATTTTGTGAAAAGACAATGTGTTATAGTTGTTATTTTACACCTCAGATCAATTTGCATGACACCTACCTGTCTAGACCTGCCGGGGTGATTGACTTTGCCTTTAAATGTGGAGGTTGTGAAGATGTTTTCAATATCTTGTATCGAGTAGACACACACAGCACTCATACccctacagagagacacagacagaggtcGTCAGCTGGTGTACACAGAGACATCTGCAGCAACAAGAAACGGTTGTGCGGTCAATAAAGATTTTAGCCGTGCAGGtcaaaaactgtgaaaaactACTGAGCAGACGGGCTAAGTTTAGAAGGCAGAACTGAACTCACCGCGCCAATAAAAGAggaaacataaacaaagtgtCATCTGGtaaaacaaatgagaaaaaaaacaacctgttcTGTCTGGACTGTTTGATCATTTGTCAGCTTTATTCCCATCTCTTGATGGTTGTGGTTATGTACTTTGGTTGGGTTAAATTGGCTGACATAACGAGGCAACGTCTTTCTTTGTTTCACTAACAATTTATTTACTGATAGAACATtaattttaaaatacaatccaTACACTTCATACAGTATTGTGTATAACACAAGGTATGGGCTGGGGGCCGGATTGACTTGCCATTCGGTCCAGATTGCGGACCTTGGTCCGGGCTTTGTGCAAACTTTGCCAAAATGGATCACCAGTCAAGTTTGCAATCTTTTGGAAAAGTAACATTTGATAAGGCTAATGCTCAATTTATGACTATACTTGAGTACTTATACTGTACTCAATGTTTTAGAGCATTTCTTTTACTCCAACATGATTCAAACGTGAAAAACAGGGATGCACCgtatccaggattcggcttcggattcggccgaatattgggctttttgacggggttcggtttctgccaaaccttagaatttttttccaccgaactgAACCCTACCCTTGCACTATgcacgctacgctggtcgacgtaatgacgccaaagttgattacgggaaggtgtttacataGGTGGACCGCttaatgcagtaggctgtgagaaagtgaaaatggaactcgtgagcagaaaaagtgttgtttggcagtactttcagtcgaaagaaggcgattcaagtcgagctgcatgttcaatctgcaatgccgatttgtctcgtggtggcaaggacccaaaacaatacacaacattgccgctgttaaaacatttgcgtatgaaacatccgaaagaatacgaaatctacagacagcagccaaaatgctatggatgttgtttacttcattaatgtgtttactgtgttaatggactgaggatgggagtagaaTTCGGtattcggattcggcagaatcttaactaGTGGATtaggtattcggccgaaccccaaaaatctggattcggtgcatacCTATTGAAAAATAGCAGtgttttacttcagtaaaactTTACGGTATTCTTTCTACCCTTTTGTGAATACATAAATGATAACGGAGTCGTACCATTCATTTCTGAAGAGTGCATAAATCCTGGTATTTTGCCACTGGTCTGCATGTACAGTAGCCACATCCACCAGCTCAGATAAGTGTTGTCTGCTGCCAGGGTCTCCGCAGAAGAGCCTGGCATTCATCTGGGACGTCCAGCTGAACTCCAAATGGTTCTTCATACCCCCACGATCTTCCTAGAATCAATGCACAGCCAAAGGACCAATCACTCCTTCATAAAGCATATAGAATGACTTATATGTAATGGATAatggtgggtggtgatggcgcagtggatatgacacatgcctttggtgtgggagatctgggttcagttcccactgcgatacatcaaccaatgtgtccctgagcaagacaattaacccatagttgctccagaggtgtgcggtctctgacatatgtagtaactgtaagtcgctttggataaaagcgtcagctaaatgacatgtaatgtaatataatgatATTGTAGCAAACCAGGGGAAACAGACCAGCCAATCCGGCACAGGGGGCAGGTCCATAGGCTCAGATTGGGGGAGGTGATAGAGGGAGTCTATCTGCCTGTTCAAGTGCTGCAGCCACTTGGCACATGTCACTGATCACACCTGCAGCCCATCAGGTGATCAGGGGAAGGCattaatggcgtttttccattacatggtacctgctcgactcgcctcactgtgcgtccgttttccattgcagattttagtactgcctcagcgtggctggtcgtcgtAGCgccgccgcagtaaactgccgtgacgtaacgtgtcacacacacagaatgtggaaggtgtgttgttgccagaagacgcattttgtttcaaatgaagctggaggcagcaaaaaaaaacacagctggctaaactgtttaaaaatggcgggtttgttcaggggACCCCCGTCTGtggctttcacgtcaccttttggtatcggctcagctcgcttggaaccttgactgaggtggtactaaaaaaagtacctgttagcaggtaccagggactttttttcgtaatggaaaaccaaaaaaggcgagtagagtcgaggtgagtcgagcaggtaccatgtaatggaaaagcgccataagaGAGCCAGCCCAAGGCTGCATGGGAGAGAGTGAGGAACAAAGGACCAGAGAGGCAACACTGCAGGAGTTTGTTGTTCAGTAGGAGATTGGCTGGAAAAAGGATTgctcgaattacgtgggagccagagggagccatgaaagcaacaaagtcaaaaatctgagggGTTCTCTCATatctgaaggtgtctgccatatgtggcattgtaatttaatcttaaacaacgctcattatccatccctgtgcggtctcttaccattaaagacgttaaattaaaatgtaaaatataggctactacggGATGTAGACCTGAACCCATGAACGCAGCGTCTGatgactgcacttcaccaccacaccactaggctATGTGAGCAAACCGCATACGATCGATTTGACAGCACTCGCAAGTCCGAAGAAGTCACCTTGCTTTTAGCTTAATGTGCTTTTGACGTAAATACCACCAATACaacttaaatataaataaatctgtagctatcctctgccattcagagctcTGTAAAAGTTCCCAGATATTTTGAAACACCTGTCAGCAGTACAATGCAATCTCTGATGTCGGAATATTCAGTGCATAGGCTACCTGACAACATCTCagtgcaaattccaaaattgtttgtctatttatttccacggtTCAACACACGAGACGACCGAACACCCAGGTGTTGTTATCACTACATGTACATTATAAGACTAGAACATTTGGCTGTGCAATGGCTTTATTCATTTCTGCCAGTTAGTGCATTTTCCCGGTGTATAAGTTAAAgactacatgcattattgtgtttgacactgAGGATATCTGAGACAGTggtatttcattgtgaaattgagaatgacactcagactaaatcatttagtctatttctttgtattgcgaaattgaaatgaaatatgggctaattacaatcaataatatgttgaaattaattaaaaggaatccatttctgtaaaaaaaaatctctctatctgttgtgtgcgtgtgtcaagttatagcctaggcctactgTGCGCATATACTGCACAAAAGCGCCACTTGCGCCTAGgctatttaattgtatagcGTTGTTAGGCTATGTGCGGGGTGTGTCAACTTTTTTTATGAGATAGAGAGacccccttaaagacaaaaagataattcgAGCACTGGACCTCTCGCTCTGCTTTAAACCCTCACAGGACAACACCGCATGAAGGCTGACAGACCCCGGATGGGAAGAATCCTAAGTTAAAGTTTGTTCCACTACCCTTTTCCTGACATAAGTTATTAAAGAACACTTTATGTTAAAGCTAACTGTCTCTGAGTTACCTATTTTCATTGTGAATTGGGCTTTCAAGTCCCCTGGGTTGCTACAATATGTTACACTTTTTGTTTACGAGCAGCTTCTTTGTGCACATATCTGATGATAAAAACTAGTTGTTAGTCTAGCTAAACACATTCAAATGAATTATGTAGGCCTTACCATGCAAACCCGGGTCACATAAGGGAGCCACATTTCACTGTAAAAGCctgtgtctttgtttttctcctTATAGAAGGCATACACTTTGCTCTGCATGGAGTCGTCTCCCCGTCTTATGGGCACCAAACCCACATATTGCTGctctaaagacaaaaaaactatGTAAATATTCATCTCTTTAGCCTAGTACATATACATGTTTAAGTGAACATCATTTAACTAATGAAACGTCTCAAGTCCTTACAGAAAACCAATCTACAGTATCTCCATGCAAATACCTTTATCTTGTCCTGCCGGTGTAATTCGGTTTTTCCCAAACTTGTAGATGCCAACAGACTGTTGAGATCCGGAGTATGTAATGAAGAGATTACTATCGCTTGATTCTGCAAAGAATATTTAGGGCATTATAGCAGCATCGCTGTGCTTTGGTTTGCAGCCGGCATCAGTTCACTTTTGATATTCCAGACGCCAGTTTCTCCTGTATGAAAAAGTGCTTACTTCTAAGCTATGTCTGTTCTGGCTGTGATGCCAGTGGGAGAAACTGGAGTCTGGAGTAAATATTACGTACAAGCAGGAAGCACCAGGGCAATCTCATTATAAGCAATGGTAGCAAAGGAgacaaaatcattaaaaaaagatttgagcTGAGTAAAGCAGGTTAGTGGTGCTTAAGAAGGCATAGATGTTCAGCAAACACCTTTCCTGGACGAGTAGGGAAGACAAATGCACTCTTGAGGATTAAAAAAGTCCAAAGCCATTATGAAAAACTGTTAAATTAGAAAGCAGACATTTATTAGCACAGAAaacaatcctatgtgtacagaaaCTCACCCACAAGGGCAGACGGTTCGCCTTCCTTTATGACAAATCcctttatgttttcttttatgTTGTCCGTCTTTTCAGAGGGAATGCACCTGGGTGACTGCTCTGCTAAATCCTACAGGAAAACACAGATCTCATTatccccacatccggtagcacaAATATGATTCAGTATATGCATCTTACAGGTAGGTCTGAAAAAACTTGAATACGCAGAAAGTGTTGTGTATCATTTTCTGTTCTTGCAACAGCATCGGTGGTTTGTTTCAAatacacagaagaagaagaagaagtggctACGATGAGCAGACAGAAAGGAGCACCACCGATGATTATTTCCAATATGTCCCAATGTTACAGCAAAACAGACGTGTTCCTTCCATTCTCAGTAACATTTCCAGTAAATATCTGTAGTGTCGTACCATGTCACAGCAGACTGTTTCCTCGCCGTTGGTTCCACACAGAAAGACCTGGTTGTCCTCTAACTTCTTGTGGACCACAGTGATGTTATAGTTGCAATTCTAGATCACAAGAGCAAGAATGTTTGTGATATTTCAATCAGATCTGTCCAACATACCACATGCTTGGAAGTTTGCTTTTAATTAATGTTCTTTTACCGCTTTCACTCTTTGGAGAGGCCCTTTGTCGATGCATTCTGTCCACAACACGCTTATTTCTGGAGTCtgtgaagagaaagaaaagcaggACTATGACTATATCCACATCACTATAAATGCATGCTATCTGTTATTTGATTGCAGACTctagatatttttttaaagctgtagtttctgtcgccccctatgagatactattcatcacctcttgcccccaacctctaatgggtcacctttaactgacagactgctagaaagaacgactagacctgacatatacttagattgcttttatcctataaaccctcaacaattaatgctaaaggtctcttcagcaaacccatctacctgtctcttggaccccatccctacgaggctacttaaagaagcgttacccgtggttaacacttcattgctagatatgataaatatgtctttattgacaggttatgtaccgcagtcatttaaagtagctgtgataaaacctctactgaaaaaacccaccctcgatcctgaggtcttagccaactatagacctatatctaaccttccctttctctccaagatccttgagaaagtagtcgctaatcagttatgtgattttctacatagcaatagcttatttgaggactttcagtcaggatttagaaagcatcatagcacagagaaggcactggtgaaaattactaacgaccttctaactgcatcagacaaaggacttgtctccatacttgtcttattagatcttagtgctgcattcgatactattgaccataccatcctcttacagagactggaacatttagttggcattaaaggaatcgcactaaactggtttaagtcctacttctctgatcgatcgcaatttgttaatgttaacaataaaccctccaattacgctaaaattaaccatggcgttcctcaaggctcagtgcttggaccaattctattctccttatatatgcttcctctaggcaatattattaggaaacactcaattaactttcactgttatgcggatgacacccaattatatctgtcaatcaagccagacgaaaccagccagctagctaaacttcaagcatgcattaaagatataaaatcatggatggcctacaatttcctgatgttaaactcaaacaaaaccgaagttattgtgctgggcccgaaacacctacgaacctcattagcagaagatataattactctggatggcattgccctggcatccagcactactgtcagaaatctaggagtcgtttttgatcaggatctatcctttaacgcccatctaaaacacacctctagaacagccttttttcaccttcgtaacattgctaaaattaggaacatcctgtctcaaaacgatgcagaaaaactagtccatgcattcgttacttccaggctggactactgtaattccttattatcaggatgctcaaataaaactcttaggactctccagctgatccagaatgctgcagcgcgtgttctgacaagaactaagaaaagagatcatatttctcctgtattagcttctctccattggcttcctgtaaaatcct from Sander lucioperca isolate FBNREF2018 chromosome 3, SLUC_FBN_1.2, whole genome shotgun sequence harbors:
- the LOC116037584 gene encoding semaphorin-7A-like isoform X2 → MALLLLHLTVYLLLSCLNSLTEAISTQPRMTITEKETSIKRIPLPGHHAPVGIVLERDRVIAAGQTHLNAFHFQNLQKTPEISVLWTECIDKGPLQRVKANCNYNITVVHKKLEDNQVFLCGTNGEETVCCDMDLAEQSPRCIPSEKTDNIKENIKGFVIKEGEPSALVESSDSNLFITYSGSQQSVGIYKFGKNRITPAGQDKEQQYVGLVPIRRGDDSMQSKVYAFYKEKNKDTGFYSEMWLPYVTRVCMEDRGGMKNHLEFSWTSQMNARLFCGDPGSRQHLSELVDVATVHADQWQNTRIYALFRNEWGMSAVCVYSIQDIENIFTTSTFKGKVNHPGRSRQCVADSTKIPSEALKMIMENSEMEEWVQPINNSGPLLFNHHSYTHIYVDSSQNNDPTVLFLSLNNGGIHKVMQSKTQTFVIAEYRPFNHRAQVLRMVMNGSSRKLYVHSRSELVQLDVANCAQYGNNCGDCVLARDPYCGWNGTHCTPDGKLQDVTQGDHSICVSTSKLQQPGKVFRYPTDIHEDEAKVGITLPPESKYFLQCPVSSHHAQYTWRHPESNTSCSSTEQQCLLLIDSMGPEQVGTYTCVSEEMGYSRVLAQYQLRLGSRAAGRSSSPLVWLCLMAVLIKSVAY
- the LOC116037584 gene encoding semaphorin-7A-like isoform X1 — its product is MALLLLHLTVYLLLSCLNSLTEAISTQPRMTITEKETSIKRIPLPGHHAPVGIVLERDRVIAAGQTHLNAFHFQNLQKSPKKISVLWTECIDKGPLQRVKANCNYNITVVHKKLEDNQVFLCGTNGEETVCCDMDLAEQSPRCIPSEKTDNIKENIKGFVIKEGEPSALVESSDSNLFITYSGSQQSVGIYKFGKNRITPAGQDKEQQYVGLVPIRRGDDSMQSKVYAFYKEKNKDTGFYSEMWLPYVTRVCMEDRGGMKNHLEFSWTSQMNARLFCGDPGSRQHLSELVDVATVHADQWQNTRIYALFRNEWGMSAVCVYSIQDIENIFTTSTFKGKVNHPGRSRQCVADSTKIPSEALKMIMENSEMEEWVQPINNSGPLLFNHHSYTHIYVDSSQNNDPTVLFLSLNNGGIHKVMQSKTQTFVIAEYRPFNHRAQVLRMVMNGSSRKLYVHSRSELVQLDVANCAQYGNNCGDCVLARDPYCGWNGTHCTPDGKLQDVTQGDHSICVSTSKLQQPGKVFRYPTDIHEDEAKVGITLPPESKYFLQCPVSSHHAQYTWRHPESNTSCSSTEQQCLLLIDSMGPEQVGTYTCVSEEMGYSRVLAQYQLRLGSRAAGRSSSPLVWLCLMAVLIKSVAY